A genomic region of Trifolium pratense cultivar HEN17-A07 linkage group LG3, ARS_RC_1.1, whole genome shotgun sequence contains the following coding sequences:
- the LOC123916293 gene encoding auxin response factor 2A-like isoform X1, whose product MVFFWLQLQASTDQELNQEIPHFNLPSKILCRVVKVQLLAEQETDEVYAYLALLPESDICDAVAVAGLLNATLVIPIFHLNSVWRDSRIKKLATGDSAASCPFHGGLFFPQLDTEYYFYAQSGNVCRRAEHWNVPKSALFKQILRPGKGFGLRDYVTRWLNPVSLNLQRFCGNANVSLYTPKPV is encoded by the exons ATGGTCTTTTTTTGGTTGCAACTTCAAGCATCTACTGATCAAGAATTGAACCAAGAAATTCCTCATTTCAATCTACCATCGAAGATTTTATGCCGTGTTGTTAAGGTTCAGTTGCTG GCTGAGCAAGAAACTGATGAGGTTTATGCTTATCTTGCTTTGCTTCCAGAATCAGAT ATATGTGACGCAGTTGCTGTGGCTGGATTACTAAATGCAACTCTTGTTATTCcaatatttcatttaaatagTGTATGGAGAGATTCAAG GATAAAGAAACTGGCCACTGGAGATTCAGCTGCATCTTGTCCTTTCCATGGAGGTCTATTCTTTCCG CAACTGGATACAGAATATTACTTTTATGCCCAATCAGGAAACGTATGCAG gCGTGCGGAGCATTGGAATGTTCCAAAATCGGCTTTGTTCAAGCAAATTCTAAGGCCTGGCAAGGGATTTGGCTTAAGAGATTATGTGACTAGGTGGTTGAATCCAGTGTCATTAAATTTACAAAGATTTTGTGGCAATGCCAACGTTTCGTTATACACACCTAAACCTGTGTGA
- the LOC123916293 gene encoding auxin response factor 2A-like isoform X2 translates to MVFFWLQLQASTDQELNQEIPHFNLPSKILCRVVKAEQETDEVYAYLALLPESDICDAVAVAGLLNATLVIPIFHLNSVWRDSRIKKLATGDSAASCPFHGGLFFPQLDTEYYFYAQSGNVCRRAEHWNVPKSALFKQILRPGKGFGLRDYVTRWLNPVSLNLQRFCGNANVSLYTPKPV, encoded by the exons ATGGTCTTTTTTTGGTTGCAACTTCAAGCATCTACTGATCAAGAATTGAACCAAGAAATTCCTCATTTCAATCTACCATCGAAGATTTTATGCCGTGTTGTTAAG GCTGAGCAAGAAACTGATGAGGTTTATGCTTATCTTGCTTTGCTTCCAGAATCAGAT ATATGTGACGCAGTTGCTGTGGCTGGATTACTAAATGCAACTCTTGTTATTCcaatatttcatttaaatagTGTATGGAGAGATTCAAG GATAAAGAAACTGGCCACTGGAGATTCAGCTGCATCTTGTCCTTTCCATGGAGGTCTATTCTTTCCG CAACTGGATACAGAATATTACTTTTATGCCCAATCAGGAAACGTATGCAG gCGTGCGGAGCATTGGAATGTTCCAAAATCGGCTTTGTTCAAGCAAATTCTAAGGCCTGGCAAGGGATTTGGCTTAAGAGATTATGTGACTAGGTGGTTGAATCCAGTGTCATTAAATTTACAAAGATTTTGTGGCAATGCCAACGTTTCGTTATACACACCTAAACCTGTGTGA